A genomic region of Mycobacterium sp. Aquia_213 contains the following coding sequences:
- a CDS encoding NHL repeat-containing protein, with amino-acid sequence MSRYTVRRNITALPPRVEPVPDLDLTDGWSTEVWLGAPAPGGLALPAAEPTMAWMYSPRGVFLGEEHLVVADSGNHRVLVWHGVPAVDEQPADVVLGQPDGSTEGRAAGGRGPERGMNLPTGVLVHDGRLIVADAWHHRILVWDSVPQRSDIAPDVVLGQRDASSVEPNAGAECSASSFYWPFGIAMICDMFWVADTGNRRVLGWSNGIPDPGQPADVVLGQPNPSHREENRGELAGPASFRWPHDIAGHDDLLLIADAGNHRILGWSPAPEADAPAEILLGQPDFASAQEWPYGPHTGDRFRFPYAIGLAGNRLALADTANNRILLWDGIPTDGRPADYVLAQPHFGANGENRWTSVQRDTLCWPYGLSLCGDQLAVADSGNNRVVIWRRR; translated from the coding sequence ATGAGCCGCTACACGGTCCGGCGCAACATCACCGCTTTGCCGCCGCGGGTCGAGCCGGTGCCCGACCTGGACCTCACCGATGGGTGGTCGACCGAGGTGTGGCTGGGCGCGCCGGCCCCGGGCGGACTCGCGCTGCCGGCGGCCGAACCCACCATGGCGTGGATGTATTCGCCGCGCGGAGTGTTCTTGGGGGAGGAGCACTTGGTGGTCGCCGACTCCGGAAACCATCGGGTTCTGGTGTGGCACGGCGTCCCGGCGGTCGACGAGCAGCCGGCCGATGTGGTTCTGGGTCAGCCGGATGGCTCGACCGAAGGGCGCGCGGCCGGCGGCCGCGGACCCGAACGCGGAATGAACCTGCCCACCGGCGTCCTGGTGCATGACGGACGACTCATCGTGGCCGACGCCTGGCATCACCGGATCCTCGTCTGGGACAGCGTCCCTCAACGCAGTGATATCGCACCGGATGTCGTGTTGGGGCAGCGCGACGCCTCCTCGGTGGAGCCCAACGCCGGCGCCGAGTGCAGTGCCTCATCGTTCTACTGGCCGTTCGGGATCGCGATGATCTGCGACATGTTCTGGGTCGCCGACACCGGCAATCGTCGGGTTCTGGGTTGGTCGAACGGGATTCCCGATCCGGGTCAGCCCGCCGATGTGGTGCTCGGCCAACCGAATCCGTCCCACCGGGAAGAGAACAGGGGAGAGCTGGCAGGCCCAGCCAGCTTCCGCTGGCCACACGACATCGCCGGACACGACGATCTGCTGCTGATCGCCGACGCGGGGAACCACCGCATTTTGGGCTGGTCGCCTGCGCCGGAAGCCGACGCACCCGCGGAGATTCTCTTGGGCCAGCCGGACTTCGCCAGTGCGCAGGAATGGCCGTACGGTCCGCATACGGGGGACCGGTTCCGGTTTCCCTACGCGATCGGTCTGGCGGGTAATCGACTGGCGTTGGCCGACACCGCCAACAACCGAATTCTATTGTGGGACGGGATTCCAACTGACGGTCGCCCGGCTGATTACGTGCTGGCACAGCCACACTTCGGCGCGAACGGCGAGAACCGCTGGACGTCGGTGCAGCGCGACACCTTGTGTTGGCCGTACGGGCTGTCGCTGTGTGGGGACCAACTGGCGGTTGCGGACTCGGGAAACAACCGGGTCGTGATTTGGCGGCGGCGGTGA